In a genomic window of Styela clava chromosome 11, kaStyClav1.hap1.2, whole genome shotgun sequence:
- the LOC144429973 gene encoding uncharacterized protein LOC144429973, producing the protein MVLQYLKPSEIRFTQDSIAERFQDGGLLDDAIYNIQAEELSPGDFPPIKVVRKNGKLYSFDNRRLYIFRVCEYEGIIDEIPVQMVESSRLREDRFTTKTARVTIVVRQRQEETKPHYRKLWLEEVDDRGNRNLPPSTSNYAANHNQGPTTFAKTEYSQSHKTEYKNKGVTTYPEVKISTNAPTAQSSNSNARTNRTIANTYTTRTISSISSSLRSELSINSSKPLTSRPAITPAPGTREITAFTTPTVTGSVERKKKSRLRRFFEYLMVFHLQYFF; encoded by the exons ATGGTACTACAGTACCTGAAACCATCAGAAATAAGGTTCACTCAGGATTCTATTGCTGAAAGATTTCAAGACGGCGGGCTTCTGGATGATGCCATATATAATATTCAAGCGGAAGAACTGAGCCCCGGCGATTTTCCACCAATCAAGGTGGTGcgtaaaaatggaaaattataTAGTTTTGACAATCGAAGACTATATATTTTTCGTGTATGTGAGTATGAAGGAATCATAGACGAAATACCGGTACAGATGGTAGAAAGCTCGCGACTACGAGAAGATAGATTCACTACGAAAACTGCCCGAGTAACAATTGTTGTTCGGCAGCGGCAGGAAGAAACAAAACCACATTACAGAAAACTCTGGCTGGAGGAGGTCGATGACAGAGGAAATCGAAATCTTCCACCAAGCACATCGAATTATGCTGCTAATCACAACCAGGGTCCAACTACATTTGCTAAAACAGAATATTCACAAAGTCATAAAActgaatacaaaaataaaggTGTCACTACGTATCCAGAAGTCAAAATTTCTACTAATGCTCCAACAGCACAGTCTTCTAATTCAAATGCAAGGACAAACCGCACAATCGCGAATACATATACCACTCGTACGATATCGTCAATATCTTCGTCTTTGCGATCTGAATTATCAATAAATTCTTCAAAACCACTAACATCACGCCCGGCAATTACACCAGCACCAGGAACACGAGAG ATAACGGCCTTTACTACACCAACTGTGACTGGATCCGTTGAACGGAAAAAGAAGAGCCGTTTACGGAGATTCTTTGAATACTTGATGGTGTTTCATTTACAATATTTCTTTTAG
- the LOC120347904 gene encoding uncharacterized protein LOC120347904, whose amino-acid sequence MVLQYLRPSEIRFTQDSIAGRFQDGGLLNDTIYNIQKGLLSPDNFPHINVVRKNGKLYSFDNRRLYIFRVCEYEGIIEKIPVRLVESWRLREDRFTTENDGVTLRVRQGGTKQHYRKPWLQELDDRGNRNLPPSTSNYVVKHNQIPTIFGNIDSLQSHKTGYTNHDYIPYPEVKTSTKAPTAQSSNLNARTNIHQNTFTTIPDTHRPTTRKKTSRSSSLRSELSKYSPKQQTSRPKITPAPQKAREITAPTTRTVTGSVDNAEQKKKSRLRRFFECLCCCRPQE is encoded by the exons ATGGTACTACAGTACTTGAGACCATCAGAAATAAGGTTCACTCAGGATTCTATTGCTGGAAGATTTCAAGATGGCGGGCTTCTGAATGATAccatatataatattcaaaaggGACTGCTGAGCCCAGACAATTTTCCACATATCAATGTGGTGcgcaaaaatggaaaattataTAGTTTTGACAATCGAAGACTATATATTTTTCGTGTATGTGAGTATGAAGGAATCATAGAAAAAATACCAGTACGTCTGGTAGAAAGCTGGAGACTGCGAGAAGATAGATTTACTACAGAGAATGACGGGGTAACACTTCGTGTTAGGCAAGGAGGAACAAAACAACATTACAGAAAACCCTGGCTGCAGGAGCTCGATGATAGAGGAAACCGAAATCTTCCGCCAAGCACGTCGAATTATGTTGTTAAGCACAACCAGATTCCGACTATATTTGGTAATATAGATTCTTTACAAAGTCATAAAACTGGATACACAAATCATGATTACATTCCGTACCCAGAAGTCAAAACTTCTACTAAAGCTCCAACAGCACAGTCTTCCAATTTAAATGCAAGGACAAATATACATCAAAATACGTTTACGACAATCCCGGATACACATAGGCCTACCACTCGTAAAAAAACGTCAAGATCTTCATCTTTGCGATCTGAATTATCAAAATATTCTCCAAAACAACAAACATCAAGACCAAAGATTACTCCAGCACCACAAAAAGCACGGGAG ATAACCGCCCCGACTACACGAACTGTGACTGGATCAGTTGATAACGCTGAACAGAAAAAGAAGAGCCGTTTACGGAGATTCTTTGAATGCCTATGCTGCTGCCGTCCCCAGGAATAA
- the LOC120348066 gene encoding uncharacterized protein LOC120348066 isoform X2, which translates to MRTFIASLGALDQIKRHNIPFVNNVLLQEIDSECALFEYRFVHIFLTWYSAITLVLCKSAQVESSQVVNKKGKFITYIKNMVRYKILQPSLVRFTTQKIQSTFDNGLDCNTTLQNILKGSTNPENVAPMRVFNLKGIYYTCDNRRLYVFRAAQYFGALDYISVIVASPCDFDLSIISPDREGKIIEFQNKGQVFPHWSDEWTFSPKVGRKTVLKRTPSSPRDDSVQHFHSFQKDSQDDEKSLLDMSQERKLCQCCVHYLCCFCQSCDDL; encoded by the exons ATGCGAACGTTTATAGCATCGTTAGGCGCGTTAGATCAAATAAAACGACATAATATACCGTTTGTCAATAACGTTTTATTGCAAGAAATTGATAGTGAATGTGCCTTGTTTGAGTATCGATTTgtgcatatttttttaacctGGTATTCAGCCATTACGTTAGTGCTATGCAAGTCAGCGCAGGTGGAATCAAGTCAAGTCGTcaataaaaaaggaaaattcATTACTTATATTAAGAATATGGTTAGATACAAGATCTTACAGCCTTCTCTTGTTCGGTTCACAACCCAGAAGATACAAAGTACTTTTGATAACGGCTTAGATTGCAACACAACTTTACAAAACATACTAAAAGGAAGCACTAATCCGGAAAATGTTGCACCTATGAGAGTTTTCAACCTAAAGGGAATATATTACACATGCGACAATAGAAGACTATATGTTTTTCGTGCTGCCCAATACTTTGGTGCTTTAGACTATATTTCAGTTATTGTCGCAAGTCCGTGCGATTTTGATTTAAGTATTATATCACCTGATCGCGAAGGGAAAATTATTGAGTTTCAAAACAAAGGACAAGTTTTCCCTCATTGGAGCGATGAATGGACTTTTTCTCCAAAAGTAGGTCGTAAAACCGTATTAAAACGTACACCTTCTTCACCTCGAGATGATTCAGTACAACATTTCCACTCATTTCAAAAA GATTCGCAAGACGATGAAAAGAGTTTGCTGGATATGTCCCAAGAGAGAAAATTATGTCAATGCTGCGTACATTATTTATGCTGTTTTTGTCAATCCTGCGACGATTTGTGA
- the LOC120348066 gene encoding uncharacterized protein LOC120348066 isoform X1 has translation MRTFIASLGALDQIKRHNIPFVNNVLLQEIDSECALFEYRFVHIFLTWYSAITLVLCKSAQVESSQVVNKKGKFITYIKNMVRYKILQPSLVRFTTQKIQSTFDNGLDCNTTLQNILKGSTNPENVAPMRVFNLKGIYYTCDNRRLYVFRAAQYFGALDYISVIVASPCDFDLSIISPDREGKIIEFQNKGQVFPHWSDEWTFSPKVGRKTVLKRTPSSPRDDSVQHFHSFQKQDSQDDEKSLLDMSQERKLCQCCVHYLCCFCQSCDDL, from the exons ATGCGAACGTTTATAGCATCGTTAGGCGCGTTAGATCAAATAAAACGACATAATATACCGTTTGTCAATAACGTTTTATTGCAAGAAATTGATAGTGAATGTGCCTTGTTTGAGTATCGATTTgtgcatatttttttaacctGGTATTCAGCCATTACGTTAGTGCTATGCAAGTCAGCGCAGGTGGAATCAAGTCAAGTCGTcaataaaaaaggaaaattcATTACTTATATTAAGAATATGGTTAGATACAAGATCTTACAGCCTTCTCTTGTTCGGTTCACAACCCAGAAGATACAAAGTACTTTTGATAACGGCTTAGATTGCAACACAACTTTACAAAACATACTAAAAGGAAGCACTAATCCGGAAAATGTTGCACCTATGAGAGTTTTCAACCTAAAGGGAATATATTACACATGCGACAATAGAAGACTATATGTTTTTCGTGCTGCCCAATACTTTGGTGCTTTAGACTATATTTCAGTTATTGTCGCAAGTCCGTGCGATTTTGATTTAAGTATTATATCACCTGATCGCGAAGGGAAAATTATTGAGTTTCAAAACAAAGGACAAGTTTTCCCTCATTGGAGCGATGAATGGACTTTTTCTCCAAAAGTAGGTCGTAAAACCGTATTAAAACGTACACCTTCTTCACCTCGAGATGATTCAGTACAACATTTCCACTCATTTCAAAAA caGGATTCGCAAGACGATGAAAAGAGTTTGCTGGATATGTCCCAAGAGAGAAAATTATGTCAATGCTGCGTACATTATTTATGCTGTTTTTGTCAATCCTGCGACGATTTGTGA
- the LOC120347569 gene encoding uncharacterized protein LOC120347569 — MGVFDQISDRISRRYGEISALDEFSYHVPEHCDMGHARLEIDCFKKKKEYRKSKINNFRRHKNSLESLKSESDSECHHSTTQEIDLCLATVHYDLGVTGIVENIDEKFYPTPYDNKSELFKSTYEQYCAANEKCNTILSGTKCTTAKVLLYPEEEWAKNAKTVQWTIKLNRWWKRYCTVVESCAGGTQTHSAVARISQNRDGTLTITGRFKRLDTPDFKLHLSARISQSDIQNGYLMTGALQQGDIKRSIGMEITHFAVIPKHLD, encoded by the exons ATGGGAGTTTTTGATCAAATATCGGATCGAATTTCAAGACGATATGGAGAAATATCGGCACTCGATGAATTCAGTTATCACGTGCCAGAGCATTGTGACATGGGACACGCAAGACTAGAAATAGACTGTTTTAAAAAGAAGAAAGAATATAGAAAAtcgaaaataaacaattttcgtCGTCATAAAAATAGCCTCGAGAGTCTAAAATCGGAAAGTGATTCTGAATGTCATCACTCCACCACCCAAGAAATCGACCTTTGTCTTGCAACGGTGCATTACGATCTAGGGGTTACTGGAATAGTTGAAAATATTGACGAAAAATTTTACCCGACACCTTACGATAATAAAAGTGAATTATTTAAAAGTACATACGAGCAATATTGCGCTGCAAATGAAAAATGTAATACAATACTTAGTGGGACGAAATGTACAACTGCGAAAGTTCTACTTTATCCAGAAGAGGAATGGGCGAAAAATGCAAAGACAGTGCAATGGACAATAAAGTTGAACag ATGGTGGAAGAGATATTGTACGGTGGTTGAAAGCTGCGCCGGTGGAACACAGACCCATTCCGCGGTTGCAAGGATCTCCCAAAATCGCGACGGTACTTTGACAATCACCGGTCGTTTTAAAAGACTAGACACTCCAGATTTTAAACTTCATTTATCTGCCAGAATTTCGCAAAGTGATATACAAAACGGTTATTTAATGACCGGAGCTTTACAACAAGGAGACATAAAGCGAAGTATTGGAATGGAAATCACCCATTTTGCTGTTATTCCGAAGCATTTGGATTGA